From one Simplicispira suum genomic stretch:
- a CDS encoding ABC transporter ATP-binding protein, whose product MSSGLLGAAVPGQLLQVEAVGLRFGGIAALQNVTMQVNRGELLALIGPNGAGKSSLINCISGFYRPTSGRVTYQGEDITGRAVHHVARRGVVRTFQGTQLFGSLTVAESLLVAREQRFSYGLASAFFWTPRTRVQESREREAVEEIIEFLQIEPYRHQKVGTLAYGLRKRVDLGRALALEPELLMLDEPMAGMNVEEKEDLARFIVDVRETRGTSMLLIEHDMGVVMDLADRVAVLQYGKKIADGTPKDVQNDPIVIAAYLGAHP is encoded by the coding sequence ATGAGTTCCGGTCTCCTAGGCGCAGCCGTTCCCGGACAGCTCCTCCAGGTCGAAGCAGTCGGCCTGCGCTTCGGTGGGATCGCCGCGTTGCAGAATGTAACGATGCAGGTGAACCGCGGCGAACTGCTAGCGCTTATTGGCCCCAACGGGGCCGGCAAGAGTTCACTGATTAATTGCATCAGCGGCTTCTACCGGCCGACCAGTGGACGCGTCACCTACCAAGGCGAAGACATTACGGGTAGGGCGGTACACCATGTTGCCCGCAGGGGGGTCGTCCGGACCTTTCAGGGAACGCAGCTTTTCGGTTCGCTCACCGTGGCCGAAAGTCTGCTCGTAGCCCGCGAGCAGCGGTTTTCCTACGGCTTGGCATCCGCGTTCTTCTGGACGCCCCGAACGCGCGTCCAGGAGTCGCGTGAGCGCGAAGCCGTGGAAGAAATAATCGAGTTTTTACAGATCGAGCCCTACCGGCACCAGAAAGTCGGAACCCTCGCCTACGGACTGCGCAAGCGTGTCGACCTGGGCCGGGCGCTAGCCTTGGAGCCAGAACTCCTCATGCTTGACGAGCCAATGGCTGGAATGAATGTGGAAGAAAAGGAAGATCTTGCACGCTTCATTGTGGACGTGCGGGAAACAAGAGGAACCTCAATGCTGCTGATCGAGCACGACATGGGCGTTGTCATGGACCTCGCAGACCGTGTGGCCGTCCTGCAATATGGAAAGAAGATTGCCGATGGAACGCCGAAGGATGTGCAGAACGACCCGATCGTGATCGCGGCCTACCTGGGGGCGCACCCATGA